Proteins encoded within one genomic window of Triticum aestivum cultivar Chinese Spring chromosome 2D, IWGSC CS RefSeq v2.1, whole genome shotgun sequence:
- the LOC123054131 gene encoding putative RING-H2 finger protein ATL69: protein MIFGSGLNLLSAALGFGMTAVFVAFVCARFICCRARGVDDGAPTPVDFDVDFPADLERPVEDANCGLEPLVIAAIPIMKYSEALYSKDDAQCSICLGEYTEKELLRIIPTCQHNFHRTCLDLWLQKQTTCPICRVSLKELPSGKAAIAPSCSNPQVRPRTENSVNPAPDWLPPVHHSHRGQQNSSDTQGSVEVVIEIRQ from the exons ATGATCTTCGGGTCGGGGCTGAATCTCCTCAGCGCGGCGCTCGGTTTCGGCATGACCGCCGTCTTCGTCGCGTTCGTCTGCGCGCGGTTCATCTGCTGCCGCGCCCGGGGCGTGGACGACGGCGCCCCGACGCCGGTGGACTTTGACGTTGACTTCCCGGCAGATCTCGAACGCCCG GTAGAGGATGCTAATTGTGGGTTGGAACCTTTGGTTATTGCTGCAATTCCTATTATGAAGTACTCTGAGGCTTTATATTCGAAGGATGATGCCCA GTGCTCCATATGTCTAGGTGAATACACTGAGAAAGAGCTTTTAAGAATCATTCCGACATGTCAACATAACTTTCACCGTACCTGCTTAGACTTATGGTTGCAGAAGCAGACTACTTGCCCAATATGCCGGGTCTCGTTGAAAGAGTTGCCTAGCGGCAAAGCTGCCATAGCACCTTCATGTAGCAACCCTCAAGTGCGCCCCCGCACTGAGAACTCTGTTAATCCAGCACCTGACTGGCTCCCCCCTGTTCATCATTCTCACAGAGGTCAACAGAATAGTTCAGACACACAAGGATCAGTAGAAGTGGTTATTGAGATACGCCAATAA